A genomic segment from Neodiprion lecontei isolate iyNeoLeco1 chromosome 1, iyNeoLeco1.1, whole genome shotgun sequence encodes:
- the LOC107223357 gene encoding uncharacterized protein LOC107223357 isoform X1 translates to MVTDWLLVLDNLLNVAALPLVALRYGCTAIRCYQCSSSQDPENEDNCGAYEEFDKQRNVPIECNSEESHMPGSFCVKKTQQGSKGFVWDGRWRQVIRQCESVSSSGMMDVCNWGVDENLIYWEECYCSSDGCNGASDLKPLSISVFTTIFLALLFLSK, encoded by the exons ATGGTAACCGATTGGCTCCTGGTGTTAGACAACTTACTCAACGTTGCTGCGTTGCCTTTAGTAGCACTTCGCTACG GATGCACAGCAATCCGTTGCTATCAGTGCAGTTCTTCTCAGGATCCTGAAAATGAGGACAACTGTGGCGCGTACGAAGAATTTGACAAGCAGCGAAACGTGCCGATCGAATGCAACAGTGAAGAATCTCATATGCCAGGATCGTTCTGCGTCAAAAAGACGCAACAGGGATCCAAAGGGTTCGTTT GGGATGGAAGATGGCGTCAAGTCATACGGCAGTGCGAATCTGTATCAAGTTCTGGCATGATGGATGTCTGCAATTGGGGTGTGGACGAGAATCTGATATATTGGGAGGAATGTTACTGTTCTAGCGATGGATGTAACGGAGCATCGGATCTTAAACCCCTGTCCATTTCAGTATTTACTACGATTTTTCTTGCCCTTCTATTTCTTTCTAAATAA
- the LOC107223370 gene encoding uncharacterized protein LOC107223370 has product MPGNILLWIILGFFGLEITEGQISCYQCNVDKARLSNDCSDPYVPSPLHHLLPCPETEPHHCLKAAIFYNNHHFTVRACMPSRSLDTYCAADKFASSFSGAEISCYYCEYDACNHSTPRVKPAGELALGLFAIVVLKSAGPIIG; this is encoded by the exons ATGCCAGGAAACATTTTGCTGTGGATTATCCTTGGATTTTTCGGTCTAG AAATCACCGAAGGACAAATTTCATGCTATCAGTGCAACGTAGACAAGGCAAGACTTTCAAACGATTGCAGTGATCCTTACGTACCGTCCCCCTTGCACCACTTACTCCCTTGTCCTGAAACAGAGCCTCATCATTGTTTGAAGGCTgcaatttttt ATAATAATCACCACTTCACCGTGAGGGCTTGCATGCCATCTAGGTCGCTGGATACGTATTGTGCGGCTGACAAATTTGCCAGTTCCTTTTCCGGGGCAGAAATAAGCTGTTATTACTGCGAATACGATGCTTGCAACCATTCCACTCCCCGAGTCAAGCCTGCCGGTGAATTAGCATTGGGTCTGTTTGCTATTGTCGTTTTGAAATCAGCAGGTCCTATTATCGGCTAG
- the LOC107223354 gene encoding uncharacterized protein LOC107223354, whose translation MNRVLFGLAVFALAAREVNMLKCHMCSSFSNEDCKDHTKDTNIPLVECDNKALTKWHGEMVQTPVLQNIVHVFEIDQPVNHNQNIEIINPACAKMNLKVGLQKYTLRTCQTAKTASLDPCEVIRTKLQKSGVGSGVVVDYCDLCTSEGCNGAYGLSPPKMIQLVFGFIGLMLLQAYQHCIA comes from the exons TGAATATGCTGAAATGCCACATGTGCAGCTCCTTCTCTAATGAGGACTGCAAGGATCATACCAAGGATACAAACATACCGCTTGTCGAATGCGACAACAAAGCCCTGACCAAATGGCACGGTGAAATGGTGCAGACTCCAGTCCTTCAAAACATCGTTCACGTATTCGAGATTGATCAGCCAGTGAACCATAACCAGAACATCGAGATTATCAATCCTGCATGTGCCAAGATGAATCTGAAAG TTGGGCTCCAGAAATACACATTGAGGACTTGCCAGACCGCCAAGACTGCATCCTTGGATCCGTGCGAAGTCATCCGCACCAAATTGCAAAAAAGTGGTGTCGGAAGTGGCGTTGTCGTCGATTACTGTGACCTCTGCACAAGCGAAGGTTGCAACGGGGCTTACGGTCTTTCACCCCCTAAGATGATCCAGCTGGTCTTTGGGTTCATTGGCTTGATGCTGCTCCAAGCTTATCAGCACTGCATCGCGTAA
- the LOC107223369 gene encoding uncharacterized protein LOC107223369 — MAGRMTVALQATLFVLAAVLYQGEALRCWHCSSDSSPDCGDVITYSEHNRQFHTADCEADLRQNPYTFARPVCKKIVEIKNGARIVIRKCDSPLPDERDITDGVCSTVPSPSHVTVESCHVCTTDLCNGAHSALGHASVMTSLLFFGIPSILFAYRWSY, encoded by the exons ATGGCTGGGAGGATGACTGTCGCCCTGCAGGCCACCCTTTTCGTACTGGCTGCAGTTCTTTACCAAG GGGAAGCTTTGCGCTGCTGGCACTGTTCTTCGGACAGCAGTCCTGATTGTGGCGATGTGATCACTTACAGCGAACACAACCGACAGTTCCACACTGCAGATTGTGAGGCAGACTTGCGGCAAAATCCGTACACGTTCGCCAGGCCTGTCTGcaaaaaaatcgtcgaaatAA AGAACGGAGCTCGTATAGTGATTAGGAAATGTGACAGTCCTCTTCCGGACGAACGAGACATCACTGATGGGGTTTGCTCAACCGTACCATCACCCAGCCACGTCACCGTGGAGTCCTGCCACGTTTGCACCACCGATCTTTGCAACGGTGCCCATTCGGCATTGGGCCATGCATCAGTAATGACATCGCTACTCTTTTTCGGAATACCGAGCATCCTCTTCGCTTACCGTTGGagctattaa
- the LOC107223357 gene encoding uncharacterized protein LOC107223357 isoform X2, with protein sequence MANITTLLAVLLATIAGCTAIRCYQCSSSQDPENEDNCGAYEEFDKQRNVPIECNSEESHMPGSFCVKKTQQGSKGFVWDGRWRQVIRQCESVSSSGMMDVCNWGVDENLIYWEECYCSSDGCNGASDLKPLSISVFTTIFLALLFLSK encoded by the exons ATGGCAAATATTACCACGCTTCTAGCTGTGCTTTTAGCAACGATCGCAG GATGCACAGCAATCCGTTGCTATCAGTGCAGTTCTTCTCAGGATCCTGAAAATGAGGACAACTGTGGCGCGTACGAAGAATTTGACAAGCAGCGAAACGTGCCGATCGAATGCAACAGTGAAGAATCTCATATGCCAGGATCGTTCTGCGTCAAAAAGACGCAACAGGGATCCAAAGGGTTCGTTT GGGATGGAAGATGGCGTCAAGTCATACGGCAGTGCGAATCTGTATCAAGTTCTGGCATGATGGATGTCTGCAATTGGGGTGTGGACGAGAATCTGATATATTGGGAGGAATGTTACTGTTCTAGCGATGGATGTAACGGAGCATCGGATCTTAAACCCCTGTCCATTTCAGTATTTACTACGATTTTTCTTGCCCTTCTATTTCTTTCTAAATAA